The Endozoicomonas sp. 4G DNA segment CTGTTGAAGGGTAAAAACCATTGTCCAACCTGTACAATTCCAATGCCTGGGAAAGGGTTTCAATATCGGACCGGGCCACTGTAACCTTGGCCTGATCAGGGCGGCTGAGAAGTTTTGGCGCCACCATGGCTGCCAGTATCCCCAGAATCACGACAACCACCATGATTTCTATAAGGGTAAAACCTCTTTGTACCTGTTTTGTCATCATTCTCACAACCTCATTAATGGATTCCGTACCGAGGAAATGGGATCACTGTCATTTCCAATTAAATCCGCCAGATAACGACAGATTCTGTCCTGTACGTCCTGTTTCTACCTTTACGAACATGGCCATAAAAAGCCATGCTCCCTTCGCTCAGTTCAGCAACTGATTCATATTCAGGATGGGCAGCAGTATGGCTAACACAATCACCATGACGACACCGCCCATAACCACCAGCATCAGGGGCTCAAAAAGTCCCAACAGAAGAGAAATTCTGCCATCCAACTCCATCTGCTGGTTCTGGGCTGTTCTGTCCAACATTTCATCCAGCTCACCCGTCGATTCCCCGCTACCGATCATATGAAGCATTAAAGGTGGGAAATAACCGGTTTCTGCCAGAGCCCGGTTCAGGCTGGAACCTTCACTGACCCTGCGGGCAACATCTTTCACCGCATGACAAATAGCTCGGTTATCAATAACCTGTGAGGCAATGACCAGAGCTTCCACCAGCGAAACACCGCTTCGTGTCAGGATGCTCAGGGTGCTGGCAAATCTTGCGGCACTTAATGTTCTACTAAAGCGACCCAAAACAGGTAAACGTAGAAAGAAACGATCCCATGACATTCGAACGGCTGGTTTCTTTAGCGCCTGCCTGAAAGCCACAACCCCGAAGAGAATAATGCTGAAAATAAAAGGCCAATACGCCTGGAACCCTTCACTGGCAGCGATCAGTGCAACCGTAATGCCGGGCAGCTCCTGACCGGTATCGACGAACACCTTTACGACATCCGGAACCACATAACCCAACAGGAAACTGACGATCCCCAGCGCTGCCAGCAACAGAATGATCGGGTACAGCAACGCCTGCTGAATTTTCTGGGTAGATTTCATCCGTGCCTCGGTGTAGTCCGCCAGCCGGTTCAGCACTTTATCGAGATAACCTGCATGTTCACCAGCCGCTACCGTGGCCCGGAACATCTGGGGGAAAATATGGGGAAAGTCTTCAAGGCTCTGGGCCAGTGTGAAGCCTTCAAGTACTCTGGAGCGAATCGCCAACAGCATATTTTTAAGCCTGCGCTTTTCCTGCTGAGAAGCGACGCCATAAAGCGCTTCCTCAACAGGCATGGCAGCTTGAATGAGTGTGGCTAACTGGCGGGTCAGTGTGGCCAGCTCGACAGCAGAAACACCTCGTTGAAAGAGCATGGACAAACTACCAGAGGTATTCTGTTTCTGCTCTGAAACCTGATTGACCGATAAAGGCGTCCACTCCTTATCACGAAGCATTTGCCGGACGTGCCGGTTACTGTCGGCCTCCAGTGTGCCTTTATGTTGCTTGCCCTGCTGGTCGAGGGCGATGTATTCGTATGCAGCCATGACGTGTGGTTATCCGCCTCCGATACGGATTAATCTTTCTGGGTCACTCTGAGCACTTCTTCCAGTGTTGTCAGGCCAGCCAATACCTTTTTGGCGCCATCTTCTCTGATCCCCGGAGAGCTTTTTCTGACATAGTCCGTGATCGCTTGCTCGCCTTCTCCGGCATGAATCATTCTTCTAACCTGCTCGTCCACCATGACTACTTCATAGATGCCGGTCCGCCCCCGGTAGCCACTGTGGTTACACTCTTTGCAGCCGTTTGCATGGTAAAGCTCGGGCGCATTGCCCACCTCAACCCCCAACTCCCGGCATTCAGCTTCATCTGGCTGATAGGGCTGTTTACACTGATCGCAGAGAACTCTGACCAGACGCTGAGCCATTACCCCCAGCAAGCTGGAAGAGAGCAAAAAAGGCTCAATCCCCATATCCTGCAAACGGGTCAATGCACCAATCGCCGTGTTGGTGTGAAGTGTTGATAGCACCAGGTGACCTGTCAAACTGGCTTGCACAGCAATTTCAGCGGTTTCGGTATCACGTATTTCCCCCACCATGACCACATCGGGATCCTGACGCAAAATCGCTCTCAACCCTCTCGCAAAGGTCATATCAACTTTGGTATTCACCTGGGTCTGACCAATACCTTCGAGGTTATATTCGATAGGGTCTTCTACGGTGAGAATATTTCGACACTTATCATTCAATGAGGTCAGGCAGCCGTAGAGGGAAGTCGTTTTACCGGAGCCTGTGGGACCCGTGACCAGAATAATGCCGTAAGGCTTGGCCAGCAGGCTGGAAACGCATTGAAGGTCCTGACTGTCCATACCCAGATGCTTCAGCTCAAGACGTCCCGCCGCCTTATCAAGAAGACGTAAGACCACTCGCTCACCATTGCTGGAAGGCAGCGTGGAGACCCTGACATCCACCTCTTTACCAGCCACTTTCAGGGAGATACGACCATCCTGAGGGATGCGTTTTTCGGCAATATCCAGACGAGCCATAACCTTGATTCTCGAAACCAGAAGTGCTGCCAGAGTTCGCTGGAGGCTGAGAATCTCTCTCAGGACCCCATCGACCCGAACCCTGACAACCAGGTTGCTTTCAAAGGTTTCGATATGGACATCCGATGCACCTTCCTTGATGGCTTCCGTCAACAGCGCGTTGATCAGACGAATGACCGGGGCATCATCACTCTGCTCCAGCAGGTCTTCTGTCACCGGTACCGCATCAGCAAGGCTGCCCAGGTCCAGATCATCACTGATACCCGCAGCATTTTGCAGAGCTTCGGAGCTGTCATTGTGATAACACTCGGACAACACTTCAGAGAGTTTGTCTGTTCCTACCTTGCGATAAAGTGGAGACTGGCAGGTAATTCGGGTGACCTCAGAGAAAATATCCGCCGAAGGCACTGACCGGAAATAGAGTACGGGCTGTTCCTGCTCCCAGGTCAGAACCACACCATGCCTTTTAGCAAAGGTAAATGGCAGACGCTGCAACATCAATCCCTGATTCTGGAATTCCGGATCTTCTGGAAGGCTGGCTGTGTCGGTCAAGGCTAACTCCTTGGATAATTAGTAATTCCAGAACTTCTATTAGGGCTGATTGGGGGCAACCAGAAACAGTTACCACAAACAATCCGATATTTTTTGCTCTGAACCCTGAAAATTGAATTATTCTTCAAGCACGTCACAGGTAGTGTGATCCAATATCCGAATTTTACAACTGAATTATTTAAAAATGACTCAAACACAACCCCAACTTTTTGATCCGACAGAAATTCCTGATCGCAAAGGATTAATTGAAAACTATTTTTTGGTGAAAGCATCGGCTTTTAAAAGTAGCACTCTTATGCTTTATTTAGATTAAGAATAGCCCATGACCCAACACGCTTTCCTTAATCAAGTAAACCTTAAATCGAGAACCGTATGAACTCAGAGTTCATGGCCACCTACTTAAAATGGGGCCATCGAAAAAACCACTTAGCACTGACCGCTCTTCTGACGATCACCATGATTGTTTCAATAGCCACTCAGTCATTTTTCTTTTATGAGTCACTCGAAACAGAAGACGTTCATAATAATTCTGAACGAATGTCTCAGAATAAACCTGAAGAAAAAGTTCTGACTCCCAGGGATTTTGAATTACTCTTTGGTGCTAATCATCAACCTGAAGTCGCCAGACAGCCCGCCGATATCCCTAAAACAAGGTTAAATCTGGTACTCAGAGGCATTCTTGGTGAACGTGACCAGAAGAACAAGTATTCAAGTGCTATTATCCAAGGCAGCAATCAGGACAAGCTTTATGGTATTGGAGATCCCCTGCCCGGTGGCGCAATACTGAAGGAAGTGCATCCGGATCATGTGGTTTTAAGCAGCAACGGCCAGCTTGAAACCCTTTATTTCCCGGATGCAGGGAAAGATGACAGGGCTTTGCAGGAATACAAAAGCTCCGGACACGCTATGGATAAGAGTACAGAACGCCCCGGCTTCACTCAGGAGCCGGATGGAAAATCACTTGAACAGCGCATGCAGGAGTTAAGAGATAAGCTTCAGCAGGCTAATCAAGGGATTTGATACAAGAATTAAAACCTCTTCATATGGTTAAGTAATGAAAACTAAAGACTGCCCATTTGTATCCATGGCCTTCAGACCCCTGCTTGCCGCTCTGTTTACCATAAGCCTTCAGAGCAGCGTATCGGCGGCCCCTGTTCCAGCCAACCCGGAAACCACTTCCTCCTCAGAAGCCGTGAAGGCTGACGCAGCCAGGGAAAGGAAGTGGACTCTCAATCACCAGAATGCTGACATTCGTGAATTCATTGGGCAGATCGCCAAGATCACCGGTGAGACCTTTGTCATAGACCCCAGAATCAAAGGCGGAAATACCGTTACGGTGCTGTCTTCAAAGCCTCTGAGCAGTGACGAAGTTTACGATGTCTTCCTGGAAGTCCTGTCAGCCAACGGCTATGCAGTGATACCCAAGGGCAATATCATTAACATAGTGCCCAGTACCACAGCAAAAACCAGCTCACCCAATGAGAGTCAAAAACCTCGTGATGCGATCATGACCACACGCGTCATAGAACTTCACAGTGTGTCAGCCATTGAGCTGATCCCCATTATTCGTCCACTGATTGCCCAGTACGGCCATGCAGCTGCTTCCGCAACCAGTAACGCGGTCATCGTCAGTGACCTTGCAGACAATGTTGACCGTATCACAAAACTGGTAAAAGAGCTGGATCAGACAGGGAATAATGACTACGAGGTGATTCAGTTAAAGCACGCCTGGGTGGGAGATGTTGCCAAAATCATTCAAGACACTTTGATAGCAGGCAAGGGGCAACTACCCAGTGGTCTGCAAGTCATTGCTGATGAGCGTAGCAACCGACTAGTCATCAAGGGCAACGCCAGCAAGCGCCAAAGGGTCAGAAAGCTGATAGAAACTCTGGATAAGGAGGGCATTCGCAAGTCCAACACCAAAGTCATCTTCCTCAGCTACGGTGATGCCAGAAATATTGCCGACATCCTTGCAGAAGCGTCTTCGACGATTCAGGACAGTCAGGATAAGAAATCCAAATCTTCCGCTTCAGGACAACAGTCTGTTCCACAACAGCCTTCAGCTCCCAAGATTCAGACCAAAGGCCAGCCTTCCGGAAAAAGCAAAGGTGCCAGATCAGCGGCGAACGTATTCGTTAAAGCCGACGAAACTCAGAATGCCCTTATCATGATTGCAGACCCGGACACTCTGGCAGAGATGGAACACATCGTTCGCCAGCTTGACGTACCAAGATCCCAGG contains these protein-coding regions:
- the gspF gene encoding type II secretion system inner membrane protein GspF; this encodes MAAYEYIALDQQGKQHKGTLEADSNRHVRQMLRDKEWTPLSVNQVSEQKQNTSGSLSMLFQRGVSAVELATLTRQLATLIQAAMPVEEALYGVASQQEKRRLKNMLLAIRSRVLEGFTLAQSLEDFPHIFPQMFRATVAAGEHAGYLDKVLNRLADYTEARMKSTQKIQQALLYPIILLLAALGIVSFLLGYVVPDVVKVFVDTGQELPGITVALIAASEGFQAYWPFIFSIILFGVVAFRQALKKPAVRMSWDRFFLRLPVLGRFSRTLSAARFASTLSILTRSGVSLVEALVIASQVIDNRAICHAVKDVARRVSEGSSLNRALAETGYFPPLMLHMIGSGESTGELDEMLDRTAQNQQMELDGRISLLLGLFEPLMLVVMGGVVMVIVLAILLPILNMNQLLN
- the gspE gene encoding type II secretion system ATPase GspE, translated to MLQRLPFTFAKRHGVVLTWEQEQPVLYFRSVPSADIFSEVTRITCQSPLYRKVGTDKLSEVLSECYHNDSSEALQNAAGISDDLDLGSLADAVPVTEDLLEQSDDAPVIRLINALLTEAIKEGASDVHIETFESNLVVRVRVDGVLREILSLQRTLAALLVSRIKVMARLDIAEKRIPQDGRISLKVAGKEVDVRVSTLPSSNGERVVLRLLDKAAGRLELKHLGMDSQDLQCVSSLLAKPYGIILVTGPTGSGKTTSLYGCLTSLNDKCRNILTVEDPIEYNLEGIGQTQVNTKVDMTFARGLRAILRQDPDVVMVGEIRDTETAEIAVQASLTGHLVLSTLHTNTAIGALTRLQDMGIEPFLLSSSLLGVMAQRLVRVLCDQCKQPYQPDEAECRELGVEVGNAPELYHANGCKECNHSGYRGRTGIYEVVMVDEQVRRMIHAGEGEQAITDYVRKSSPGIREDGAKKVLAGLTTLEEVLRVTQKD
- the gspD gene encoding type II secretion system secretin GspD, with protein sequence MKTKDCPFVSMAFRPLLAALFTISLQSSVSAAPVPANPETTSSSEAVKADAARERKWTLNHQNADIREFIGQIAKITGETFVIDPRIKGGNTVTVLSSKPLSSDEVYDVFLEVLSANGYAVIPKGNIINIVPSTTAKTSSPNESQKPRDAIMTTRVIELHSVSAIELIPIIRPLIAQYGHAAASATSNAVIVSDLADNVDRITKLVKELDQTGNNDYEVIQLKHAWVGDVAKIIQDTLIAGKGQLPSGLQVIADERSNRLVIKGNASKRQRVRKLIETLDKEGIRKSNTKVIFLSYGDARNIADILAEASSTIQDSQDKKSKSSASGQQSVPQQPSAPKIQTKGQPSGKSKGARSAANVFVKADETQNALIMIADPDTLAEMEHIVRQLDVPRSQVLLEAVIVEVSGGIDDALGVQWGIDGKETIRGEATSTGPDGKSSTTVFNNKSSITGHILDNSAITLGSLALRADNFGVLVSALSSKSNNDILSTPSMLTLDNQEAEFLVGQNIPIKTGSYQTSAGGGSNNPFTTTDRKDVGIKLKITPHLSEGNGIRLELEQEVSSLDRNASQTLLNNDDLIFNNRTLKTTVLVDDGQTIVIGGLIENVKSQSKKKIPLLGDIPIIGNLFRYEQDKNQKRNLMLFIRPTIMRNSETLAKATRDRYTKLKVIQHNKKSPDMLPEDPSTLFEPEAFDLRKKDKKAWQSDN
- a CDS encoding type II secretion system protein N, yielding MNSEFMATYLKWGHRKNHLALTALLTITMIVSIATQSFFFYESLETEDVHNNSERMSQNKPEEKVLTPRDFELLFGANHQPEVARQPADIPKTRLNLVLRGILGERDQKNKYSSAIIQGSNQDKLYGIGDPLPGGAILKEVHPDHVVLSSNGQLETLYFPDAGKDDRALQEYKSSGHAMDKSTERPGFTQEPDGKSLEQRMQELRDKLQQANQGI